The following coding sequences lie in one Spirosoma sp. KUDC1026 genomic window:
- a CDS encoding NAD(P)H-dependent oxidoreductase — MELLDAMNWRYAAKRMNGQPVPEEKLNTILEAIRLSASSVGLQPYNVIVTDSHELKGKIHQLACPQPQVVEASHILIFAAWTSLEAEHIDRYIQLIADTRKTSADTLTPFADSIKGSLLTMDDEQRYNWAARQSYIGLGSALIAAAVEKVDATPMEGFNGSALDELLDLPAKGLKSIAILALGYRDAENDFLAKAAKVRRPAEDFFLEMA, encoded by the coding sequence ATGGAATTACTTGATGCCATGAATTGGCGGTATGCTGCCAAGCGTATGAACGGTCAGCCCGTTCCAGAAGAAAAATTGAATACAATCCTGGAAGCTATTCGCCTGTCGGCTTCGTCAGTAGGCTTGCAACCTTACAATGTGATCGTTACAGACAGCCACGAGTTGAAAGGGAAGATTCATCAGCTGGCCTGCCCACAGCCGCAGGTTGTTGAAGCTTCACATATCCTAATCTTTGCCGCCTGGACATCTCTCGAGGCCGAACACATTGACCGGTACATTCAACTGATTGCCGATACCCGGAAAACCAGTGCCGACACGTTGACGCCCTTTGCGGATTCAATCAAAGGATCACTGCTGACGATGGACGATGAGCAACGCTATAACTGGGCAGCTCGTCAGTCCTATATAGGTCTGGGCTCGGCGCTGATCGCAGCAGCGGTTGAAAAGGTTGATGCGACGCCAATGGAAGGATTCAATGGCTCTGCCCTTGACGAACTTCTTGACCTACCAGCCAAAGGGTTAAAGAGCATAGCTATTCTGGCGCTGGGGTACCGGGATGCGGAGAATGATTTTCTGGCAAAAGCAGCCAAGGTAAGACGGCCCGCCGAAGACTTCTTCCTGGAAATGGCGTAA
- a CDS encoding cation diffusion facilitator family transporter has product MEATPLEPHKAKRGEKTTITGILVNIGLVLAKGLAGWFGNSYALLADAMESATDILTSFFVWIGLRTAAKAPDQDHPYGHGKAEPLAAIVVSMALVGAAILIAVQSIQHIQEPHEIPAPFTLIVLAGVVIVKEILFRRVAKIGNEVDSNAIKADAWHHRSDAITSLTAFVGISIALIGGPGYESADDWAALLASGFIVYNAYTIFRPSFGEIMDEVPAGDWQQELKTLAMSVPQVKGIDKFRVRKTGFEFYVDLHVLVPGQLTVTEGHAIAHAVKDAILEAKPSVYDVLVHIEPA; this is encoded by the coding sequence ATGGAAGCAACACCACTGGAGCCACATAAAGCCAAACGAGGGGAGAAAACGACCATTACCGGTATTCTGGTTAATATTGGCCTGGTGCTGGCAAAAGGATTGGCGGGCTGGTTCGGTAATTCCTACGCGTTGCTGGCCGATGCGATGGAATCGGCAACTGATATTCTGACGTCGTTTTTTGTGTGGATCGGTCTGCGTACAGCTGCTAAAGCGCCTGATCAGGACCATCCGTATGGGCACGGCAAAGCCGAACCGCTGGCTGCCATCGTGGTATCTATGGCCCTGGTGGGCGCGGCTATTCTGATTGCAGTACAAAGCATTCAGCATATTCAGGAACCTCACGAAATTCCGGCTCCCTTTACGCTGATCGTGCTGGCCGGGGTTGTTATCGTAAAAGAAATCCTGTTCCGGCGCGTGGCCAAAATAGGAAATGAGGTCGATAGCAACGCCATCAAAGCCGATGCCTGGCACCATCGTAGTGACGCAATTACCTCATTAACAGCCTTTGTTGGAATTAGCATTGCCCTGATCGGGGGCCCCGGCTACGAAAGCGCCGACGACTGGGCAGCTCTCCTGGCGTCCGGGTTCATTGTCTACAATGCGTACACCATTTTCCGCCCGTCGTTTGGCGAAATCATGGATGAGGTGCCCGCTGGTGACTGGCAGCAGGAATTGAAAACGCTGGCAATGAGCGTACCGCAGGTAAAGGGAATCGACAAGTTTCGGGTACGAAAAACCGGATTTGAATTTTATGTTGATCTGCACGTACTGGTGCCCGGCCAGCTAACGGTAACAGAAGGTCATGCCATTGCTCACGCCGTCAAAGACGCTATTCTGGAAGCAAAACCTTCTGTTTATGATGTACTGGTGCATATTGAACCGGCCTGA
- a CDS encoding isoaspartyl peptidase/L-asparaginase family protein, producing MSSRRSFLRWSALAVPFTSLTETFARTTVRSSAVAKPLVISTWDSGTIANGAAWPVLQKGGNALDAVEQAGIAIENDINCCVGLGGNPDRDGYVTLDSCIMDDKYNCGSVVFLEHIKHPVSVARKLMETTPHVMLAGEGALQFALANGFKKEPEKLSADAEKTYREWLKKSEYKPIINIENQKPMGKKGGPFAPSYFDDGTPNHDTMGTLALDKAGNLSGMCTTSGMAFKLRGRIGDSPIIGAGLYVDNEVGAATCSGQGEEVIRTCGTHLVVEGMRSGLSPKEACKRAVERIIKINPEKAKTFQVGFIAVNKQGEVGAYSIQKGFSYTITQGDEAAKVVPSESHFA from the coding sequence ATGTCATCAAGACGGTCTTTTCTTCGCTGGAGTGCGCTGGCCGTGCCTTTTACCAGCCTTACTGAAACCTTTGCGCGTACAACGGTACGAAGCAGTGCAGTCGCCAAACCCCTTGTTATTTCAACCTGGGACAGTGGTACCATTGCCAACGGAGCTGCCTGGCCCGTGCTGCAGAAAGGCGGTAATGCACTAGATGCCGTTGAACAGGCGGGTATTGCGATTGAAAACGATATCAACTGCTGCGTTGGGCTGGGTGGTAATCCGGATCGGGACGGCTATGTTACGCTGGACTCCTGCATTATGGACGATAAATACAATTGTGGGTCGGTTGTTTTTCTGGAGCATATCAAACACCCCGTTTCAGTGGCGCGTAAACTGATGGAAACAACGCCCCACGTCATGCTCGCGGGTGAAGGAGCTTTGCAGTTCGCCCTGGCAAACGGCTTCAAAAAAGAGCCCGAAAAGCTTTCGGCCGATGCGGAGAAGACGTATAGGGAATGGCTGAAAAAGTCGGAGTACAAACCGATTATCAATATTGAGAATCAGAAACCCATGGGCAAAAAAGGCGGCCCGTTCGCGCCCTCTTATTTTGACGACGGCACGCCTAATCACGATACGATGGGTACGCTCGCACTGGATAAAGCCGGTAATCTGTCGGGTATGTGTACCACGAGCGGTATGGCGTTCAAACTACGCGGTCGAATAGGGGATTCACCTATTATCGGGGCTGGTCTTTACGTCGACAATGAAGTGGGCGCGGCCACCTGCTCGGGTCAGGGCGAAGAGGTTATCCGAACCTGCGGCACGCACCTTGTCGTGGAGGGGATGCGGTCGGGACTCTCGCCGAAAGAAGCCTGCAAACGCGCCGTTGAACGAATCATCAAAATCAATCCGGAGAAAGCAAAAACCTTTCAGGTGGGTTTTATTGCGGTCAACAAACAAGGCGAAGTAGGGGCTTACTCGATTCAGAAAGGGTTTAGTTATACCATCACTCAGGGCGACGAAGCGGCCAAAGTTGTTCCTTCTGAAAGCCATTTTGCCTAG
- a CDS encoding TlpA disulfide reductase family protein, with translation MKKKLTAVMRWAALALLPALTLAQQGFAQSGPFTLQGKLGTTKAPAKAYLRYTVKGAPQMDSALVSSTGTFEFKGTVEEPLQATLLVDKLGTGYSRARPIPGTGVYLEPGTIAVISPDSLNNAVASGTLLNTDNQKLKNLLKPASDQMVALMKEYRSATPEQRQSKEFEASIDKRYEAIQADQKVFLKQFIQANPKSLVSLDALRSYGGSFPEYGEVEPLFAGLSPEVKNTQLGQSYDKMLGAIKQTSIGAVAPDFTQADTLGKEIALHDFKGKYVLVDFWASWCGPCRAENPNVVQNYNAFKDRQFTVLGVSLDRPNAKDAWIKAIHKDNLTWTHVSDLKFWDNEVAKMYGVRAIPQNFLIGPDGKILAKNIRGEELGKKLAELLPVK, from the coding sequence ATGAAAAAAAAGCTAACAGCCGTCATGAGGTGGGCCGCATTGGCTCTTCTGCCAGCCTTAACACTCGCCCAGCAGGGATTCGCTCAGAGTGGCCCGTTTACGTTGCAGGGCAAACTGGGAACGACGAAAGCGCCCGCTAAAGCTTATCTGCGCTATACGGTTAAAGGAGCCCCTCAGATGGATTCGGCCCTGGTGAGCAGTACTGGTACGTTCGAATTTAAAGGTACCGTCGAAGAGCCTCTTCAGGCTACACTGCTCGTTGATAAACTCGGTACGGGCTACAGCCGGGCCCGGCCTATTCCGGGCACGGGTGTTTATCTGGAGCCGGGTACAATTGCCGTCATTAGCCCTGACTCCTTGAACAACGCGGTAGCCAGCGGCACTTTGCTGAATACCGATAACCAGAAGTTAAAGAATCTACTAAAGCCCGCCAGTGATCAGATGGTGGCTTTGATGAAAGAGTACCGATCGGCAACACCCGAGCAGCGCCAGTCAAAAGAATTTGAAGCCAGCATTGACAAGCGTTACGAAGCGATTCAGGCCGATCAGAAAGTGTTCCTGAAACAGTTTATTCAGGCAAATCCGAAAAGCCTGGTGAGTCTGGATGCGCTGCGTTCCTACGGGGGCTCTTTCCCGGAATATGGCGAGGTTGAACCCCTCTTCGCGGGTCTGTCACCAGAAGTCAAAAATACCCAGCTGGGCCAGTCGTATGACAAAATGCTGGGGGCCATTAAGCAAACATCCATCGGGGCTGTGGCGCCCGATTTTACACAAGCCGATACGCTGGGTAAGGAAATTGCGCTGCACGACTTCAAAGGCAAATACGTGCTGGTTGATTTCTGGGCGAGCTGGTGCGGTCCCTGCCGGGCCGAAAATCCGAACGTTGTCCAGAATTATAATGCCTTTAAAGATCGTCAGTTTACCGTGTTAGGCGTGTCGCTGGACCGTCCCAATGCCAAGGACGCCTGGATCAAAGCCATTCACAAGGATAACCTGACCTGGACGCACGTATCGGATCTCAAATTTTGGGACAACGAAGTCGCCAAGATGTATGGCGTCCGGGCTATTCCCCAGAATTTTCTGATCGGTCCCGACGGCAAGATTCTGGCAAAAAACATTCGCGGGGAGGAACTCGGCAAAAAACTGGCTGAGCTGCTGCCGGTGAAATAA
- a CDS encoding endonuclease III domain-containing protein has translation MKPDFDLGLVLREVEKAIQPYPKAAMFELFEQGYDTLFEQLISCIISIRTLDETTIPVSLRLFEQARTPEQILAIDIPTLIDLLYGTTYPDQKAYTLHGIADRIINEFGGELPADYETLISLKGVGPKCANLALGVATGQAAISVDVHVHRVVNRWGYVQTKQPEQTLKKLEAQVPREQWVNINRLLMPFGKHICTGSLPRCSTCVVLPWCEQVGVERHR, from the coding sequence ATGAAACCCGACTTTGATCTTGGCCTCGTTCTGCGCGAAGTCGAAAAAGCGATCCAGCCTTATCCAAAAGCGGCCATGTTTGAGCTGTTTGAGCAAGGGTACGATACGTTGTTCGAACAGCTGATTTCCTGCATCATTTCCATCCGGACGCTGGACGAAACGACCATTCCGGTTTCGTTGCGGCTCTTTGAACAGGCACGTACCCCTGAGCAGATACTGGCGATCGACATCCCAACGCTGATCGATCTGCTGTATGGGACGACCTACCCCGATCAGAAAGCATACACCCTGCACGGCATCGCTGATCGGATCATTAACGAGTTTGGCGGAGAGTTGCCCGCCGATTATGAAACTCTAATTTCACTGAAAGGCGTTGGCCCGAAATGCGCAAACCTGGCGCTGGGCGTCGCAACGGGACAGGCGGCCATCAGCGTCGATGTCCACGTTCACCGGGTTGTCAATCGCTGGGGATACGTGCAGACCAAACAGCCGGAGCAGACGTTGAAAAAGCTGGAAGCGCAGGTGCCTCGTGAGCAATGGGTAAATATAAATCGGCTACTGATGCCCTTCGGTAAACACATCTGCACCGGTTCACTACCTCGCTGTTCCACCTGCGTCGTGCTGCCTTGGTGTGAGCAAGTAGGCGTTGAGCGGCATCGGTGA
- a CDS encoding OmpA family protein — translation MNRFLLFLLLTFAAPGLYAQVQYATPNPRIEDANDPDVTIQRVELTKEYTIVYMKFQQVRQSYRRSMPRMFSLPSESNIGLQASTKLYVNQGERSYKLIRAENIPSEMRRKVAPGEQVDFVAYFERIDPGYTVFDLFECKDYIDQKGGAITCFNFWGVHIINPARQQYSQRPQPKTQPRATPAPPKQAPAPQPPVAVAPAVIAINGVTRDAKTKDPVQATLTYRLISGAEVTGDGPADSTRSAIPSGAYSIPVETRGVYVVTASAKGYFSQSDTLATNRVNISRDFNLVPIEAGARITLKNIYFNVSKYDLKSESYPELERLVGIMRDNPTMRIKLEGHTDIVGDFDANVELSRNRVDEVKRYLVSKGINSDRVETVGYGPSRPINTNRSLKERPENRRVELVIVQA, via the coding sequence ATGAACCGCTTTCTCCTCTTTCTTTTATTGACGTTTGCTGCGCCTGGCCTATACGCGCAGGTGCAGTACGCTACGCCTAACCCACGCATTGAAGACGCAAATGACCCCGACGTGACTATTCAGCGCGTCGAGCTCACAAAAGAATATACAATTGTGTATATGAAGTTTCAGCAGGTACGGCAAAGCTATCGGCGAAGTATGCCCCGGATGTTCAGCCTGCCATCAGAAAGCAATATTGGTCTACAGGCAAGTACCAAATTATACGTTAATCAGGGGGAGCGATCGTATAAGCTGATTCGGGCCGAAAATATTCCGTCGGAGATGCGTCGGAAAGTAGCACCCGGTGAACAGGTTGACTTCGTTGCTTATTTTGAGCGTATTGATCCAGGGTATACTGTATTTGATCTATTCGAATGCAAGGATTATATTGATCAAAAAGGTGGTGCCATCACTTGTTTTAATTTCTGGGGTGTTCATATCATAAATCCGGCCAGACAGCAATATTCACAACGGCCCCAGCCCAAAACCCAGCCCCGCGCGACGCCAGCTCCGCCAAAGCAAGCACCAGCTCCTCAACCGCCGGTTGCTGTTGCGCCGGCGGTAATAGCCATCAACGGCGTAACGCGCGATGCTAAAACCAAAGATCCCGTACAGGCCACGCTGACGTACCGGCTTATTTCGGGGGCGGAGGTGACTGGCGACGGCCCCGCCGACTCGACCCGGAGCGCAATCCCATCGGGTGCTTATTCAATCCCTGTCGAAACGCGGGGCGTTTACGTTGTTACAGCATCGGCAAAGGGATACTTCAGTCAGAGCGATACGCTGGCAACGAACCGGGTGAACATATCCCGCGATTTTAATCTAGTACCTATTGAAGCCGGAGCCCGGATTACGTTGAAAAACATCTATTTCAACGTATCGAAATACGACCTGAAGTCAGAATCCTATCCCGAACTGGAGCGGTTGGTAGGTATTATGCGGGATAATCCAACCATGCGCATCAAGCTGGAAGGACACACGGATATCGTGGGCGATTTTGACGCTAACGTGGAGCTGTCGCGCAATCGGGTCGATGAAGTAAAGCGGTACTTGGTATCAAAAGGCATCAACAGCGACCGGGTTGAAACGGTTGGCTATGGCCCATCGCGACCTATTAATACGAATCGCTCGCTGAAAGAGCGGCCCGAAAACCGGCGAGTTGAACTAGTCATCGTGCAGGCCTGA
- a CDS encoding RagB/SusD family nutrient uptake outer membrane protein: protein MKTKHSLLFMSALSLSLWLTSCDNKLNIEPVTSIGTSQALSTAADLQALLAGAYDGISSAYLYGGDLQRDGELLGTVPNTGDVLWTGTFAAPQQIYTKNILINNSQADLTWTEAYRTINICNTVLANLNLAATANRPRIEGEAKFIRGSMYFELVRFFGKAWGDGDANVNLGVPIVTTPTAVLNAGSNIPRNTVAAVYAQIIQDLTQAETNLPNDGTNGFFATKSAASAQLSRVYLQQADYPNAANAANRVIGRNTFSLVPLEGVFDLRAFLNGVNTAETIFAVQITDQDGTNDLNTFYGSSEVGGRGDIEITEAFFNQLEADDYRGALFYQDDIGAIRTYKYYNQYGNIQVFRLAEMYLTRAEANFRAGTTVGATPLADINLIRARAELGAITQAQLTVAEILRQRRIELAFEGTLIHDLKRTRSRVGSLNWNDSRLIYPIPLREITTNPALVQNQGY from the coding sequence ATGAAAACAAAGCATTCTCTTCTCTTTATGTCGGCGTTGTCGCTATCTCTGTGGCTGACTTCGTGCGATAATAAACTAAATATCGAGCCGGTAACTTCGATTGGAACGTCGCAGGCGCTGAGTACGGCTGCCGATTTACAGGCTCTGCTTGCTGGTGCATACGACGGCATTAGTAGTGCATACCTTTATGGAGGTGACCTACAACGTGACGGCGAACTGCTGGGTACCGTGCCCAACACAGGCGATGTTCTATGGACGGGTACATTTGCAGCACCTCAGCAGATATATACAAAGAATATTCTGATCAATAACAGCCAGGCTGACTTGACTTGGACGGAAGCGTACCGGACAATCAACATCTGTAATACGGTACTGGCAAATCTGAATCTGGCCGCTACGGCCAATCGTCCCCGGATTGAGGGCGAAGCCAAATTTATCCGGGGTTCTATGTATTTTGAGTTGGTGCGCTTTTTTGGCAAAGCCTGGGGCGATGGCGATGCCAATGTGAATCTGGGTGTTCCCATTGTGACGACACCAACGGCGGTGCTTAACGCCGGTAGCAATATTCCCCGGAATACGGTGGCAGCAGTCTATGCACAGATTATTCAGGATCTGACCCAGGCCGAGACCAATCTGCCTAACGATGGAACCAATGGATTCTTTGCGACCAAAAGTGCTGCATCGGCGCAGCTTTCCCGTGTGTACCTGCAGCAGGCCGATTATCCAAATGCGGCCAATGCCGCCAACCGCGTAATTGGCCGCAATACGTTCTCGCTGGTGCCTCTGGAAGGTGTATTTGACTTACGTGCCTTCCTGAATGGAGTGAATACAGCCGAGACGATTTTTGCCGTTCAGATTACGGACCAGGATGGCACCAACGACCTGAATACGTTCTATGGTTCGTCGGAAGTAGGCGGTCGTGGCGACATCGAAATTACGGAAGCGTTCTTCAACCAGTTAGAAGCCGACGATTATCGAGGAGCGCTTTTCTATCAGGATGATATTGGCGCTATTCGGACGTACAAGTACTATAACCAGTACGGCAATATCCAGGTTTTCCGCCTGGCCGAAATGTACCTGACGCGTGCGGAAGCGAATTTTCGGGCGGGTACCACGGTGGGTGCTACGCCACTGGCGGACATCAACCTGATCCGGGCACGGGCCGAACTGGGCGCAATCACTCAAGCACAATTAACCGTGGCTGAGATCCTGCGTCAACGCCGGATTGAACTGGCTTTTGAAGGAACGCTGATTCACGATCTGAAGCGTACGCGCAGCCGGGTTGGCTCGCTCAACTGGAACGATTCGCGTCTGATCTATCCAATACCACTGCGGGAAATCACGACAAACCCCGCACTGGTACAGAACCAGGGGTATTAA
- a CDS encoding SusC/RagA family TonB-linked outer membrane protein, which yields MRRFLLFIVVILCAITTNTLAQERRVTGKVTSAEDGGALPGVSVVAKGTTRGTQTDSEGNYSIVLPDNIATLVFSFVGVTTQEINVGSRTTVDVVMSNDTRSLDEVVVTGYGAQSKRNLTGNIARVSAREIENIPVPSVEQAFQGKLAGVQVTSLNGKVGQGIQIRVRGASSLTASSQPLYVIDGIPITSSDQSSTTAPTNPIADLNPNDIESLEVLKDASASAIYGARASNGVVLITTKKGKVGKTTFEASAQVGASSPTHLRTWLNTQQYVELFQEARANSAALGIPVYSAASVASRFTRYAADNAAGWQGANPLYNTDWQKEAFQSAPSQQYDLSARGGDAKTRFFVSGQYFDQNGILIKNRFRRLGARANLEHSATDKLTIGVNLNLTHSINDRVSNDNAFSTPLQIVALPPITPVIDPRTNQLSGNYTLYYNPLLNRDFASLQARVYRIIGNAFADYKILPGLSFRTEFGTDLIAQQEEEYYGQETARNTGAPNGLGINTFRQVTNYTTNNYFTFGQTFAEKHAIDATLGMSYQESRTNSGSVTGQQFPSDAYKQITSAGRITGGTGAETRFSFLSYFARANYRFNNRYLIGVSGRVDGSSRFGANNKYGFFPAVSAGWIITQESFMQNVKALSTLKLRASYGLTGNAEIGNFNSQALYSAVGYAGVPGQVPIQLANPDLTWEKTLQTDIGLEYGFLGDRITGEIDFYQKNTSGLLLSVNVPGSTGYRSQLRNVGNLENKGVEFVFNSQNLVGDFRWNTSLNVAYNKNTVTNLGGTTITGSFLNRAQEGQPIGVFVGPEYAGVDVQNGDALYYTNTDLGNGSRDRATTNDYNAAAFVPLGSPTPKFTGGVTNSFSYKGVELSFLFQGQFGNYIYNGGGKFQEANGDFFDNQDISQLRRWRNPGDVTDVPQARLLGGNGTGESSRYLQKGDYVRLRTITLGYSLPKPIISRVGLNRVRVYVTGQNLLTFTNYTGWDPEVNSDAYQGNPVNLGIDFYSAPQPRTIVGGLQIGF from the coding sequence ATGAGACGTTTTTTACTGTTTATAGTCGTGATCTTATGCGCTATAACAACGAATACCCTGGCCCAGGAACGACGGGTAACGGGGAAGGTCACATCCGCCGAAGACGGTGGAGCCCTGCCGGGCGTATCGGTCGTTGCCAAGGGAACAACCCGGGGAACACAGACTGATTCCGAGGGGAACTACTCAATAGTGCTGCCTGATAACATTGCTACGCTGGTATTCAGCTTTGTGGGCGTAACAACGCAGGAAATCAACGTAGGCAGCCGCACGACGGTTGACGTTGTCATGAGCAACGATACGCGCTCGCTCGACGAAGTGGTCGTAACGGGGTACGGTGCCCAGTCGAAACGGAACCTGACGGGGAACATCGCCAGGGTATCGGCCCGGGAGATCGAAAATATTCCGGTTCCCAGCGTCGAGCAGGCTTTCCAGGGTAAGCTGGCGGGCGTGCAGGTAACCTCCCTGAACGGTAAAGTTGGTCAGGGTATTCAGATTCGGGTGCGGGGGGCGTCGTCGCTGACGGCCAGCAGCCAACCGCTCTACGTCATCGATGGTATCCCCATTACGTCATCGGACCAATCGTCGACAACGGCGCCAACGAACCCGATTGCCGACCTGAACCCCAACGACATTGAGTCGCTGGAGGTGCTGAAAGATGCGTCGGCGTCGGCCATCTACGGGGCCCGGGCCTCGAACGGCGTCGTGCTGATTACGACCAAGAAAGGAAAGGTCGGGAAAACGACTTTTGAGGCATCAGCGCAGGTCGGTGCGAGCTCTCCCACACATCTGCGGACGTGGCTGAATACCCAGCAGTATGTGGAACTGTTTCAGGAAGCCCGGGCCAACTCGGCTGCTTTGGGCATTCCGGTTTATTCGGCGGCATCGGTAGCGAGCCGCTTTACCCGTTATGCGGCCGATAATGCTGCAGGCTGGCAGGGCGCTAATCCGCTATACAATACGGATTGGCAGAAAGAAGCGTTCCAGAGTGCACCGTCACAGCAGTACGATCTGAGCGCTCGGGGCGGTGACGCCAAAACGCGGTTCTTCGTATCGGGGCAGTATTTCGATCAGAACGGTATCCTGATCAAAAACCGGTTCCGCCGGTTGGGGGCTCGTGCCAACCTGGAACACAGCGCAACGGACAAACTGACGATCGGTGTCAACTTAAACCTGACCCACTCGATCAACGACCGGGTATCGAACGATAACGCCTTTTCGACCCCATTGCAGATCGTGGCCCTGCCGCCAATAACCCCGGTGATTGATCCGCGCACGAACCAGTTGAGCGGTAATTACACACTGTATTATAACCCGCTGCTAAACCGAGATTTCGCATCGCTGCAGGCGCGAGTGTACCGGATTATCGGGAATGCTTTTGCTGATTACAAAATTTTGCCTGGATTATCGTTCCGAACCGAGTTTGGTACTGATCTGATTGCCCAGCAGGAAGAAGAATACTACGGTCAGGAAACGGCCCGGAATACGGGAGCACCGAATGGATTGGGAATTAACACCTTCCGGCAGGTAACGAACTACACGACGAACAACTACTTTACATTTGGTCAGACCTTCGCTGAGAAACACGCCATCGACGCTACGCTGGGGATGTCGTATCAGGAGTCGCGGACGAATAGCGGCTCGGTAACGGGGCAGCAGTTCCCAAGTGATGCCTACAAGCAGATCACGTCGGCGGGACGTATTACGGGCGGAACCGGTGCCGAAACGCGCTTTAGCTTCTTGTCGTACTTTGCCCGCGCCAACTACCGCTTCAACAATCGCTACCTGATTGGGGTATCAGGCCGGGTTGATGGTTCATCGCGCTTTGGTGCCAACAACAAATATGGTTTCTTCCCGGCGGTATCGGCGGGCTGGATCATTACACAAGAGTCGTTTATGCAGAACGTGAAAGCGTTGAGTACTCTGAAACTTCGGGCTAGCTATGGCTTGACGGGTAATGCCGAAATTGGAAACTTCAACTCACAGGCATTGTATTCGGCTGTAGGTTATGCGGGTGTTCCGGGACAGGTGCCCATTCAACTGGCTAACCCGGATCTGACCTGGGAAAAAACCCTGCAAACTGACATCGGTCTGGAGTATGGTTTCCTTGGAGATCGAATTACAGGGGAGATTGACTTCTATCAGAAAAACACAAGTGGTTTGTTATTGAGTGTAAACGTACCAGGTTCAACAGGGTACCGGTCTCAGCTCCGAAACGTTGGTAATCTCGAAAATAAAGGCGTTGAATTTGTTTTCAACTCTCAGAACCTGGTTGGCGATTTCCGCTGGAATACGTCGCTGAACGTGGCCTACAATAAAAATACCGTAACGAATCTGGGTGGTACAACCATTACGGGTAGCTTCCTGAACCGGGCACAGGAAGGGCAGCCGATTGGTGTGTTTGTTGGCCCTGAATATGCTGGAGTTGATGTGCAGAATGGCGACGCGCTGTATTACACCAACACTGATCTGGGCAATGGAAGCCGGGACCGGGCAACGACGAACGACTATAATGCGGCTGCATTCGTGCCGCTAGGAAGTCCAACACCGAAATTTACGGGTGGGGTCACCAACTCGTTCTCCTACAAAGGTGTTGAATTAAGCTTCCTGTTCCAGGGACAGTTTGGTAACTACATCTACAACGGGGGCGGTAAATTTCAGGAAGCCAATGGCGACTTCTTCGACAACCAGGACATCTCGCAGCTGAGACGCTGGCGGAATCCGGGTGATGTTACCGACGTGCCACAGGCTCGTCTGCTGGGCGGCAACGGTACCGGCGAATCATCGCGGTACCTGCAGAAAGGTGACTACGTTCGTCTGCGAACCATTACGCTGGGATACTCGCTGCCAAAACCGATTATCAGTCGGGTTGGTCTGAACCGGGTGCGGGTGTACGTAACGGGTCAGAACCTGCTGACTTTTACGAATTACACAGGCTGGGATCCGGAAGTAAACTCCGATGCCTACCAGGGTAACCCGGTTAACCTTGGGATCGACTTCTATTCGGCACCACAGCCGCGCACAATCGTTGGTGGGTTACAAATTGGCTTCTAA